A stretch of Gossypium hirsutum isolate 1008001.06 chromosome A06, Gossypium_hirsutum_v2.1, whole genome shotgun sequence DNA encodes these proteins:
- the LOC107963280 gene encoding uncharacterized protein — protein MCSHEADDVECNAPAPAQGAAQLRVDPEEEFRANAEDDAERVEFWLENSIKVFDVLSCTPKECLKFAISLLRDSAYHWWKTLVSVAPQERVILERFIGQKRKEFLEVNQGCMSVIKYERKFVRLSKYAQECVSSEAKICRRFEDILKEDIRVLVGILELKEFVMLVDQACKAEELTKEKRKAKAEAKDIRKRSIRKSLPSESKKSKEMYSRSHVLARHLYENRRKENLGFNSQVSSMARCG, from the exons ATGTGTTCTCATGAAGCTGATGACGTAGAATGTAATGCACcggctcccgctcaaggggcagcTCAGTTGAGAGTAGACCC gGAAGAAGAGTTCAGAGCAAATGCCgaggatgatgctgagagagtagaattttggcttgagaattcaaTAAAGGTATTTGATGTGCTATCATGCACACCCAAAGAATGTTTGAAATTTGCTATTTCTTTGTTGAGAGACtcagcatatcactggtggaagacgcTAGTATCCGTGGCACCTCAAGAAAGGGTCATTTTGGAACGATTCATTGGCCAGAAGCGCAAGGAATTTTTAGAAGTGAATCAAGGTTGCATGTCAGTGATCAAGTACGAAAGAAAGTTTGTCCGTCTCAGCAAATATGCTCAAGAGTGTGTATCTTCTGAGGCTAAAATATGTAGAAGGTTTGAAGACATACTTAAAGAGGATATTAGagtgttagtgggtattcttgagctgaAGGAATTTGTTATGCTCGTTGATcaggcttgtaaagctgaggaactgaccaaggaaaaaagaaaagctaaggCTGAGGCTAAAGATATAAGAAAGAGGTCGATAAGGAAGTCACTCCCCTCTGAGTCTAAGAAATCCAAAGAAATGTATTCTCGTTCTCATGTTTTGGCCAGGCATTTGTACGAAAATCGTAGGAAGGAAAATTTGGGTTTTAACTCTCAGGTCTCCTCTATGGCTAGGTGTGGGTAA